In one Nicotiana tomentosiformis chromosome 6, ASM39032v3, whole genome shotgun sequence genomic region, the following are encoded:
- the LOC104095681 gene encoding MLO-like protein 1 isoform X4: MGGGGEDEGEGSLEFTPTWVVAAVCTVIVSISLALERFLHYTGKHLKKKKQKHLYEALQKVKEELMLLGFISLLLTVFQGRIVKFCVHQDVVKHLLPCSLSLEANSSSSHESTPASPHSHHHRHLLVEEAAVVGYCHHKHKVPLLSLEALHHLHIFIFVLATVHVTFSVLTIVFGGAKIRQWKYWEDSIVKDNYESEHDYLRPSVTHVHEHDFIRNRFQGIGKQSAILGWVHSFFKQFYASVNKEDYRALRLGFIMTHCRGNPRFNFHRYMIRALEDDFRTVVGISWYLWIFVILFLLLNINGWHTYFWIAFIPFIDMITFRDSCMVLVSEEEPRFEAYGFLKTNTWFEPKLLGSAEPIARVLAPPLACVQVMTKILLLLAVGTKLEHVIIQLAHEIAEKHVAVEGELVVQPSDSHFWFDRPQIVLFLIHFILFQNAFEIAFFFWILGIHSGFMQL; this comes from the exons atggGTGGAGGTGGAGAAGATGAAGGAGAAGGATCATTGGAATTTACACCAACGTGGGTTGTTGCTGCTGTTTGCACCGTCATTGTTTCCATTTCTTTAGCTCTTGAACGCTTCCTCCATTATACTGGAAAG catttgaagaagaagaaacagAAGCATCTTTATGAAGCCTTACAGAAAGTTAAAGAAG AGTTGATGCTGTTGGGGTTTATATCCCTGCTGTTAACGGTATTTCAAGGTCGCATTGTCAAATTCTGTGTGCATCAAGATGTTGTAAAACACTTACTTCCTTGCTCGTTATCGTTGGAGGCAAATTCATCTTCGTCTCATGAATCGACTCCTGCTAGTCCGCATTCACATCACCATCGGCATTTGCTTGTAGAAGAAGCGGCTGTTGTTGGTTATTGCCATCACAAA CACAAGGTCCCGTTACTATCTCTTGAGGCGTTGCATCACCttcacatttttatttttgtccTAGCTACTGTGCATGTGACTTTCTCTGTTCTGACTATTGTATTTGGAGGAGCAAAG ATACGTCAATGGAAATACTGGGAGGATTCAATCGTAAAAGATAATTATGAGTCTGAGCATG ATTATCTGAGACCATCAGTTACACATGTTCATGAACATGATTTCATCAGGAATCGATTTCAGGGTATTGGTAAACAATCAGCCATTTTGGGTTGGGTG CACTCTTTCTTTAAGCAATTTTATGCTTCTGTCAACAAGGAAGACTATAGAGCACTTCGTTTGGGATTCATAATG ACACATTGCAGGGGAAATCCAAGATTCAATTTTCACAGGTACATGATACGTGCACTGGAAGACGATTTTAGGACAGTTGTTGGTATCAG TTGGTATCTTTGGATATTCGTAATCCTCTTCTTGTTGCTTAATATTAATG GTTGGCATACCTATTTCTGGATTGCTTTCATTCCTTTTATT GACATGATCACCTTTCGTGATAGTTGCATGGTACTTGTGTCAGAGGAGGAGCCACGTTTTGAAGCTTATGG atttcttaagacaaatacatgGTTTGAACCAAAATTACTGGGTTCTGCCGAACCTATAGCTCGTGTGCTAGCTCCGCCCCTGGCTTGTGTTCAAGTCATGACCAAAATACTA CTTCTGCTTGCTGTGGGCACAAAATTGGAGCATGTGATTATACAGTTAGCTCATGAAATTGCTGAGAAACATGTAGCAGTAGAAGGTGAATTGGTTGTACAACCTTCTGATAGTCACTTTTGGTTCGATCGCCCTCAAATCGTCCTCTTCTTGATACATTTTATTCTCTTCCAAAATGCTTTTGAAATAGCATTTTTCTTCTGGATTTTG GGTATTCATTCAGGTTTTATGCAGCTATAG
- the LOC104095679 gene encoding auxilin-related protein 2-like produces MDDLDVLARDFGFKPAGKSAPMRSDGGDRRTSSVRSSNSSPLFDDPDSLLYKDVFTKSSNNNSKYSSMSDFNYDSIFKSNSNTNNNHNNNNKMSSMPVYDKPVYDEDIFDGLPGLKSKSVTEKSASAVRFDDEVFAKMTSPPQPKHKDAHFGDLLGNLKGNEKKVTEPKNSTSSSSAREFDDLLAGFGSSSTSTTNKRSFTESSQYSKPAGNPNQSSSVLDDPFAGLGSTSMAASSSPGEFMDPLEEIGHQLGKSGNAKSEASSVSGGGLDDLDPLNGFSKSVPPFYPARNNRGTEGNPQSAGSGRSDTQTSTSRENIGKSSSRSSGSRSQKKVPGDSFQDSPLFDMPSADPRRSFGQAASPPYASSNIHETNFESDASPRSEEPSDDVWLSVSEIPLFTQPTRAPPPSRPPPLIPRRNIKSDSNARKKGDRYSSSSSYNQYSESPKLARPAAKSPPISQLDQLDEFAMGRSPHSVDEGADIHSGEDTSANSVAAASAAAMKEAMDRAQAKFRHAKEVREREYAKAAKSKEAVNLDREEQAVHEMQEKELRENKERLEREHQQREKEEEERAQQKLERERERERAREMERDRGRQAVERATREARERAAAEARERASADTRLKTERAAVEKAAAEARERAERAAVQRAQAEARERAAAEARDRAQKAAAEAREKEAREKASAAKAEAEARRRAERAAVERAAAEARERAAAEARERAAAAARMNQQKNDDDLESFFNMGSRANSAPKTRTSSSETSFASQFQNKAGPEGPKATFSSTTTSSNRTKASSSTTSFVDDLSSIFGAATSSGDFQDVEGETEERRRARLERHQRTQERAAKALAEKNQRDLQVQREQEERHRIGETLDFEIKRWAAGKEGNLRALLSTLQYVLWPECGWQPVSLTDLITGASVKKVYRKATLCIHPDKVQQKGATLQQKYIAEKVFDMLKEAWNKFNSEELF; encoded by the exons atggACGACCTCGATGTGCTGGCTCGAGACTTCGGGTTCAAACCCGCCGGAAAATCAGCTCCGATGAGATCCGACGGTGGAGATCGCCGCACCTCTTCCGTCCGATCATCAAATTCTTCACCATTGTTCGATGATCCTGATAGTCTATTATACAAAGACGTCTTCACAAAATCTAGTAATAACAACAGTAAATACTCTTCAATGAGCGATTTCAATTACGATTCCATTTTCAAATCCAATTCGAATACTAACAACaaccacaataacaacaacaaaatgtCGTCGATGCCGGTGTACGACAAGCCAGTGTACGACGAGGATATTTTCGATGGATTGCCAGGACTGAAGAGCAAATCGGTAACTGAAAAATCTGCATCCGCCGTGAGATTTGATGACGAAGTTTTTGCTAAAATGACTTCGCCGCCGCAACCAAAGCATAAAGACGCGCACTTTGGTGATCTGCTGGGTAATTTGAAGGGGAATGAGAAAAAGGTAACAGAACCGAAGAATAGTACGAGCAGCTCGAGTGCCAGAGAGTTTGATGATTTGTTAGCTGGTTTTGGGAGTAGCAGCACTTCCACCACTAATAAGAG GTCATTTACAGAGTCCAGTCAATACTCCAAACCCGCTGGAAATCCAAATCAAAGTTCTAGTGTGCTGGATGACCCTTTTGCAGGCTTAGGGTCAACTTCGATGGCGGCTTCATCTTCCCCAGGGGAGTTCATGGATCCACTTGAAGAGATTGGTCATCAGCTTGGTAAATCTGGAAATGCAAAATCTGAAGCTTCATCGGTTAGTGGAGGAGGGCTTGATGATTTAGATCCATTGAATGGTTTTAGTAAGTCTGTCCCTCCGTTCTACCCTGCTAGGAATAATAGAGGGACGGAAGGGAACCCTCAAAGTGCAGGATCGGGAAGGAGTGACACACAAACCTCTACTTCTAGAGAAAACATTGGAAAATCATCTTCTAGATCTTCTGGTAGCCGGTCACAGAAAAAGGTGCCTGGGGATAGTTTTCAGGACTCTCCTCTGTTTGACATGCCTTCAGCTGATCCTCGGAGATCTTTTGGTCAAGCTGCTTCCCCTCCATATGCAAGTAGCAATATTCATGAAACAAACTTTGAATCAGATGCATCCCCAAGATCAGAGGAACCTTCTGATGATGTATGGCTTTCTGTATCGGAGATTCCTCTTTTTACACAACCTACAAGAGCTCCACCTCCATCACGACCGCCGCCTCTAATTCCACGGCGAAATATAAAGTCAGATTCAAATGCAAGAAAGAAGGGTGACAGATATTCGTCTTCTTCAAGTTACAACCAATACTCTGAAAGTCCTAAACTTGCTCGTCCTGCAGCCAAGAGCCCTCCAATTTCACAGTTGGATCAACTTGATGAATTTGCCATGGGTAGGTCTCCCCATAGCGTGGATGAAGGTGCAGACATTCATTCTGGTGAAGATACGAGTGCAAACTCTGTAGCTGCTGCATCTGCAGCTGCGATGAAGGAGGCTATGGATAGAGCTCAGGCCAAATTTAGACACGCTAAGGAAGTTCGAGAAAGAGAATATGCAAAGGCAGCTAAGAGTAAGGAGGCTGTAAACCTGGACAGGGAAGAACAAGCCGTCCATGAGATGCAAGAAAAAGAACTGAGAGAAAACAAGGAGAGGTTAGAACGTGAACATCAACAGAGGgaaaaagaagaggaagagaGAGCACAACAGAAActggagagggagagggagagggagagagcCAGGGAGATGGAAAGAGATAGGGGTAGGCAAGCTGTAGAAAGGGCTACTAGGGAAGCACGTGAAAGAGCGGCAGCAGAAGCTAGAGAAAGAGCTTCTGCCGATACTCGTTTGAAAACCGAAAGAGCTGCTGTGGAGAAGGCTGCAGCTGAAGCTCGAGAACGGGCTGAAAGGGCTGCGGTTCAGCGAGCACAAGCAGAAGCACGTGAAAGAGCTGCAGCAGAAGCTAGAGACAGAGCACAAAAGGCAGCTGCAGAAGCAAGGGAAAAAGAAGCACGTGAAAAAGCTTCAGCTGCAAAAGCTGAGGCTGAGGCAAGACGTCGAGCAGAACGAGCTGCTGTAGAAAGGGCTGCTGCAGAGGCTCGGGAAAGGGCTGCTGCAGAGGCTCGAGAAAGAGCTGCTGCTGCTGCAAGGATGAACCAACAAAAGAATGACGATGATCTTGAATCCTTTTTCAATATGGGTTCTAGAGCCAACAGTGCACCAAAGACAAGAACAAGTTCTTCT GAGACTTCATTTGCTTCACAGTTCCAGAACAAGGCAGGTCCGGAAGGGCCAAAGGCAACATTCTCATCTACCACAACCTCCTCCAACAGGACAAAGGCATCTTCATCAACTACGAGTTTTGTTGATGATCTCTCGTCAATTTTTGGAG CTGCCACGTCATCTGGAGATTTCCAAGATGTTGAAGGGGAaacagaagaaagaagaagagctAGACTAGAACGCCATCAACGAACTCAGGAGCGTGCG GCCAAAGCTTTGGCGGAAAAGAATCAGCGTGACCTTCAAGTTCAGAGGGAGCAGGAAGAAAGACAT AGAATCGGTGAGACCCTAGATTTTGAAATCAAGCGGTGGGCTGCTGGGAAAGAAGGAAATCTGCGTGCACTGCTATCAACTCTGCAATAT GTGCTTTGGCCTGAATGCGGTTGGCAGCCGGTTTCTTTGACGGATTTGATTACTGGTGCTTCTGTGAAGAAGGTATATAGAAAAGCGACATTGTGTATCCATCCCGATAAGGTGCAGCAGAAAGGCGCCACCCTTCAACAGAAATATATTGCTGAGAAGGTGTTTGACATGCTCAAG GAAGCATGGAACAAATTCAACTCAGAGGAGCTTTTCTAG
- the LOC104095681 gene encoding MLO-like protein 1 isoform X1, translating into MGGGGEDEGEGSLEFTPTWVVAAVCTVIVSISLALERFLHYTGKHLKKKKQKHLYEALQKVKEELMLLGFISLLLTVFQGRIVKFCVHQDVVKHLLPCSLSLEANSSSSHESTPASPHSHHHRHLLVEEAAVVGYCHHKHKVPLLSLEALHHLHIFIFVLATVHVTFSVLTIVFGGAKIRQWKYWEDSIVKDNYESEHDYLRPSVTHVHEHDFIRNRFQGIGKQSAILGWVHSFFKQFYASVNKEDYRALRLGFIMTHCRGNPRFNFHRYMIRALEDDFRTVVGISWYLWIFVILFLLLNINGWHTYFWIAFIPFIDMITFRDSCMVLVSEEEPRFEAYGFLKTNTWFEPKLLGSAEPIARVLAPPLACVQVMTKILLLLAVGTKLEHVIIQLAHEIAEKHVAVEGELVVQPSDSHFWFDRPQIVLFLIHFILFQNAFEIAFFFWILFQYGFYSCIMGKYVFVTPRLVIGVFIQVLCSYSTLPLYALVTQMGSHYKKSMFDDHVQACLIEWAEKVKKKKAQKAARDGSNHSTDDGFTIGSPMSVHGSKESPNGV; encoded by the exons atggGTGGAGGTGGAGAAGATGAAGGAGAAGGATCATTGGAATTTACACCAACGTGGGTTGTTGCTGCTGTTTGCACCGTCATTGTTTCCATTTCTTTAGCTCTTGAACGCTTCCTCCATTATACTGGAAAG catttgaagaagaagaaacagAAGCATCTTTATGAAGCCTTACAGAAAGTTAAAGAAG AGTTGATGCTGTTGGGGTTTATATCCCTGCTGTTAACGGTATTTCAAGGTCGCATTGTCAAATTCTGTGTGCATCAAGATGTTGTAAAACACTTACTTCCTTGCTCGTTATCGTTGGAGGCAAATTCATCTTCGTCTCATGAATCGACTCCTGCTAGTCCGCATTCACATCACCATCGGCATTTGCTTGTAGAAGAAGCGGCTGTTGTTGGTTATTGCCATCACAAA CACAAGGTCCCGTTACTATCTCTTGAGGCGTTGCATCACCttcacatttttatttttgtccTAGCTACTGTGCATGTGACTTTCTCTGTTCTGACTATTGTATTTGGAGGAGCAAAG ATACGTCAATGGAAATACTGGGAGGATTCAATCGTAAAAGATAATTATGAGTCTGAGCATG ATTATCTGAGACCATCAGTTACACATGTTCATGAACATGATTTCATCAGGAATCGATTTCAGGGTATTGGTAAACAATCAGCCATTTTGGGTTGGGTG CACTCTTTCTTTAAGCAATTTTATGCTTCTGTCAACAAGGAAGACTATAGAGCACTTCGTTTGGGATTCATAATG ACACATTGCAGGGGAAATCCAAGATTCAATTTTCACAGGTACATGATACGTGCACTGGAAGACGATTTTAGGACAGTTGTTGGTATCAG TTGGTATCTTTGGATATTCGTAATCCTCTTCTTGTTGCTTAATATTAATG GTTGGCATACCTATTTCTGGATTGCTTTCATTCCTTTTATT GACATGATCACCTTTCGTGATAGTTGCATGGTACTTGTGTCAGAGGAGGAGCCACGTTTTGAAGCTTATGG atttcttaagacaaatacatgGTTTGAACCAAAATTACTGGGTTCTGCCGAACCTATAGCTCGTGTGCTAGCTCCGCCCCTGGCTTGTGTTCAAGTCATGACCAAAATACTA CTTCTGCTTGCTGTGGGCACAAAATTGGAGCATGTGATTATACAGTTAGCTCATGAAATTGCTGAGAAACATGTAGCAGTAGAAGGTGAATTGGTTGTACAACCTTCTGATAGTCACTTTTGGTTCGATCGCCCTCAAATCGTCCTCTTCTTGATACATTTTATTCTCTTCCAAAATGCTTTTGAAATAGCATTTTTCTTCTGGATTTTG TTCCAGTATGGCTTTTACTCCTGCATAATGGGAAAATACGTGTTCGTTACCCCTCGGCTTGTCATAGG GGTATTCATTCAGGTTTTATGCAGCTATAGCACATTGCCACTTTATGCTCTAGTTACACAG ATGGGCAGTCATTATAAGAAGTCAATGTTTGATGATCATGTTCAAGCTTGCCTTATAGAATGGGCTGAGAAGGTGAAAAAGAAGAAGGCACAAAAGGCTGCTAGAGATGGTTCTAACCATTCAACTGATGATGGCTTTACTATAGGATCACCAATGTCTGTACATGGGTCCAAAGAATCTCCAAATGGGGTTTAG
- the LOC104095681 gene encoding MLO-like protein 1 isoform X2 → MGGGGEDEGEGSLEFTPTWVVAAVCTVIVSISLALERFLHYTGKHLKKKKQKHLYEALQKVKEELMLLGFISLLLTVFQGRIVKFCVHQDVVKHLLPCSLSLEANSSSSHESTPASPHSHHHRHLLVEEAAVVGYCHHKHKVPLLSLEALHHLHIFIFVLATVHVTFSVLTIVFGGAKIRQWKYWEDSIVKDNYESEHDYLRPSVTHVHEHDFIRNRFQGIGKQSAILGWVHSFFKQFYASVNKEDYRALRLGFIMTHCRGNPRFNFHRYMIRALEDDFRTVVGISWYLWIFVILFLLLNINGWHTYFWIAFIPFILLLAVGTKLEHVIIQLAHEIAEKHVAVEGELVVQPSDSHFWFDRPQIVLFLIHFILFQNAFEIAFFFWILFQYGFYSCIMGKYVFVTPRLVIGVFIQVLCSYSTLPLYALVTQMGSHYKKSMFDDHVQACLIEWAEKVKKKKAQKAARDGSNHSTDDGFTIGSPMSVHGSKESPNGV, encoded by the exons atggGTGGAGGTGGAGAAGATGAAGGAGAAGGATCATTGGAATTTACACCAACGTGGGTTGTTGCTGCTGTTTGCACCGTCATTGTTTCCATTTCTTTAGCTCTTGAACGCTTCCTCCATTATACTGGAAAG catttgaagaagaagaaacagAAGCATCTTTATGAAGCCTTACAGAAAGTTAAAGAAG AGTTGATGCTGTTGGGGTTTATATCCCTGCTGTTAACGGTATTTCAAGGTCGCATTGTCAAATTCTGTGTGCATCAAGATGTTGTAAAACACTTACTTCCTTGCTCGTTATCGTTGGAGGCAAATTCATCTTCGTCTCATGAATCGACTCCTGCTAGTCCGCATTCACATCACCATCGGCATTTGCTTGTAGAAGAAGCGGCTGTTGTTGGTTATTGCCATCACAAA CACAAGGTCCCGTTACTATCTCTTGAGGCGTTGCATCACCttcacatttttatttttgtccTAGCTACTGTGCATGTGACTTTCTCTGTTCTGACTATTGTATTTGGAGGAGCAAAG ATACGTCAATGGAAATACTGGGAGGATTCAATCGTAAAAGATAATTATGAGTCTGAGCATG ATTATCTGAGACCATCAGTTACACATGTTCATGAACATGATTTCATCAGGAATCGATTTCAGGGTATTGGTAAACAATCAGCCATTTTGGGTTGGGTG CACTCTTTCTTTAAGCAATTTTATGCTTCTGTCAACAAGGAAGACTATAGAGCACTTCGTTTGGGATTCATAATG ACACATTGCAGGGGAAATCCAAGATTCAATTTTCACAGGTACATGATACGTGCACTGGAAGACGATTTTAGGACAGTTGTTGGTATCAG TTGGTATCTTTGGATATTCGTAATCCTCTTCTTGTTGCTTAATATTAATG GTTGGCATACCTATTTCTGGATTGCTTTCATTCCTTTTATT CTTCTGCTTGCTGTGGGCACAAAATTGGAGCATGTGATTATACAGTTAGCTCATGAAATTGCTGAGAAACATGTAGCAGTAGAAGGTGAATTGGTTGTACAACCTTCTGATAGTCACTTTTGGTTCGATCGCCCTCAAATCGTCCTCTTCTTGATACATTTTATTCTCTTCCAAAATGCTTTTGAAATAGCATTTTTCTTCTGGATTTTG TTCCAGTATGGCTTTTACTCCTGCATAATGGGAAAATACGTGTTCGTTACCCCTCGGCTTGTCATAGG GGTATTCATTCAGGTTTTATGCAGCTATAGCACATTGCCACTTTATGCTCTAGTTACACAG ATGGGCAGTCATTATAAGAAGTCAATGTTTGATGATCATGTTCAAGCTTGCCTTATAGAATGGGCTGAGAAGGTGAAAAAGAAGAAGGCACAAAAGGCTGCTAGAGATGGTTCTAACCATTCAACTGATGATGGCTTTACTATAGGATCACCAATGTCTGTACATGGGTCCAAAGAATCTCCAAATGGGGTTTAG
- the LOC104095680 gene encoding uncharacterized protein, with the protein MPEHPATDLSATDNIGTVKRYAPPNQRNRSLGRRKSGGDRLERANSYASDGEKNQISASSSVSTVADASGVNRANEYPPTRLIPLQGCGTSEAFQLLNDRWAAALNAHNNLPDDSLERPVMYTKRSPWGHAMLPHQLMSQAGAGSSTGSHKDFLSELRVAMLSANAISDA; encoded by the exons ATGCCGGAACATCCTGCTACTGACTTATCAGCCACCGACAATATTGGAACTGTCAAACGCTATGCCCCTCCCAATCAGCG GAATCGTTCACTCGGTAGGCGAAAATCTGGAGGAG ATCGACTCGAACGAGCTAACAGCTACGCTAGTGATGGAGAGAAGAACCAAATCAGTGCCTCTAGTTCTGTATCTACTGTAGCTGATGCAAGTGGTGTCAATCGAGCGAATGAGTATCCTCCAACAAGGTTAATACCGCTACAAGGATGTGGTACAAGTGAAGCTTTTCAGCTACTGAATGATC GCTGGGCAGCTGCTCTGAATGCTCACAACAATTTACCAGATGATTCTCTTG AAAGGCCAGTCATGTACACGAAAAGATCACCCTGGGGGCACGCAATGCTTCCACATCAA TTAATGTCACAAGCAGGAGCTGGATCTTCTACTGGGTCACACAAGGATTTTTTAAGTGAACTTCGGGTGGCAATGCTCAGTGCAAATGCTATTTCTGATGCCTAA
- the LOC104095681 gene encoding MLO-like protein 1 isoform X3: MGGGGEDEGEGSLEFTPTWVVAAVCTVIVSISLALERFLHYTGKHLKKKKQKHLYEALQKVKEELMLLGFISLLLTVFQGRIVKFCVHQDVVKHLLPCSLSLEANSSSSHESTPASPHSHHHRHLLVEEAAVVGYCHHKHKVPLLSLEALHHLHIFIFVLATVHVTFSVLTIVFGGAKIRQWKYWEDSIVKDNYESEHDYLRPSVTHVHEHDFIRNRFQGIGKQSAILGWVHSFFKQFYASVNKEDYRALRLGFIMTHCRGNPRFNFHRYMIRALEDDFRTVVGISWYLWIFVILFLLLNINGWHTYFWIAFIPFIDMITFRDSCMVLVSEEEPRFEAYGFLKTNTWFEPKLLGSAEPIARVLAPPLACVQVMTKILLLLAVGTKLEHVIIQLAHEIAEKHVAVEGELVVQPSDSHFWFDRPQIVLFLIHFILFQNAFEIAFFFWILFQYGFYSCIMGKYVFVTPRLVIGVFIQVLCSYSTLPLYALVTQ, from the exons atggGTGGAGGTGGAGAAGATGAAGGAGAAGGATCATTGGAATTTACACCAACGTGGGTTGTTGCTGCTGTTTGCACCGTCATTGTTTCCATTTCTTTAGCTCTTGAACGCTTCCTCCATTATACTGGAAAG catttgaagaagaagaaacagAAGCATCTTTATGAAGCCTTACAGAAAGTTAAAGAAG AGTTGATGCTGTTGGGGTTTATATCCCTGCTGTTAACGGTATTTCAAGGTCGCATTGTCAAATTCTGTGTGCATCAAGATGTTGTAAAACACTTACTTCCTTGCTCGTTATCGTTGGAGGCAAATTCATCTTCGTCTCATGAATCGACTCCTGCTAGTCCGCATTCACATCACCATCGGCATTTGCTTGTAGAAGAAGCGGCTGTTGTTGGTTATTGCCATCACAAA CACAAGGTCCCGTTACTATCTCTTGAGGCGTTGCATCACCttcacatttttatttttgtccTAGCTACTGTGCATGTGACTTTCTCTGTTCTGACTATTGTATTTGGAGGAGCAAAG ATACGTCAATGGAAATACTGGGAGGATTCAATCGTAAAAGATAATTATGAGTCTGAGCATG ATTATCTGAGACCATCAGTTACACATGTTCATGAACATGATTTCATCAGGAATCGATTTCAGGGTATTGGTAAACAATCAGCCATTTTGGGTTGGGTG CACTCTTTCTTTAAGCAATTTTATGCTTCTGTCAACAAGGAAGACTATAGAGCACTTCGTTTGGGATTCATAATG ACACATTGCAGGGGAAATCCAAGATTCAATTTTCACAGGTACATGATACGTGCACTGGAAGACGATTTTAGGACAGTTGTTGGTATCAG TTGGTATCTTTGGATATTCGTAATCCTCTTCTTGTTGCTTAATATTAATG GTTGGCATACCTATTTCTGGATTGCTTTCATTCCTTTTATT GACATGATCACCTTTCGTGATAGTTGCATGGTACTTGTGTCAGAGGAGGAGCCACGTTTTGAAGCTTATGG atttcttaagacaaatacatgGTTTGAACCAAAATTACTGGGTTCTGCCGAACCTATAGCTCGTGTGCTAGCTCCGCCCCTGGCTTGTGTTCAAGTCATGACCAAAATACTA CTTCTGCTTGCTGTGGGCACAAAATTGGAGCATGTGATTATACAGTTAGCTCATGAAATTGCTGAGAAACATGTAGCAGTAGAAGGTGAATTGGTTGTACAACCTTCTGATAGTCACTTTTGGTTCGATCGCCCTCAAATCGTCCTCTTCTTGATACATTTTATTCTCTTCCAAAATGCTTTTGAAATAGCATTTTTCTTCTGGATTTTG TTCCAGTATGGCTTTTACTCCTGCATAATGGGAAAATACGTGTTCGTTACCCCTCGGCTTGTCATAGG GGTATTCATTCAGGTTTTATGCAGCTATAGCACATTGCCACTTTATGCTCTAGTTACACAG TAG
- the LOC104095678 gene encoding cytochrome b561 and DOMON domain-containing protein At3g07570-like — translation MKTSFKFSAFFFFSIFLIFQIFSFQIRIVNSQGSTDSCSSSLKLKGELLFDTTSFYCLSVWDQQGYILRYMRTDTNVWSYVLSAPNTNAYIAMGFSKNGKMVGSTAVVGWVSNEGTATMKKYFLGGQSPNEVLPDEGNLQLVNFTSSVVAEDSRIYMAFQLNTEMPSNRLIYSVGQTGMLPSAADFRLTEHQDRISTSLNYNSGQSEKSTPYANLRRSHGLLNMFGWAIFMPIGVMVARYLRQYDPIWFYSHTTIQSLGFILGFVGVISGLVLNNRLQNNVNRHKGIGIFILVLGCLQVIALLARPEKSSKVRKYWNWYHYTTGRVLIMLATVNVFYGIHLGDAGSSWKAGFAVVLVILFITAAIFEIRMWKRK, via the exons ATGAAGACATCTTTCAAATTCTcagccttcttcttcttctctattttcttgaTCTTCCAAATATTCAGTTTCCAAATTCGGATAGTAAATTCTCAAGGCAGCACAGATTCATGCAGCTCCAGTCTCAAACTCAAAGGCGAACTTCTTTTCGACACAACTTCTTTCTATTGTCTTTCAGTATGGGATCAACAAGGCTACATTCTCAGA TATATGAGAACAGATACAAATGTATGGAGCTATGTCCTATCAGCACCAAACACAAATGCATACATAGCCATGGGAttttccaaaaatggcaaaatggTTGGCTCCACTGCAGTTGTTGGGTGGGTCAGTAATGAAGGAACTGCCACTATGAAGAAGTATTTCCTCGGCGGACAATCGCCGAAtgag GTTTTGCCCGATGAGGGAAACCTCCAACTAGTCAACTTTACATCCTCCGTCGTAGCTGAGGATTCGAGAATTTATATGGCATTTCAGTTGAATACTGAAATGCCCAGCAATCGGCTCATCTACTCCGTCGGACAGACGGGAATGCTGCCGTCCGCCGCCGATTTCCGACTTACAGAACACCAGGATCGTATCTCCACTTCCTTGAATTATAATTCAG GTCAAAGTGAAAAAAGTACACCTTATGCAAATCTGAGAAGAAGCCATGGACTTCTAAACATGTTTGGCTGGGCTATTTTCATGCCAATTGGGGTCATGGTAGCAAGATACTTGAGACAATATGATCCAATCTGGTTTTACTCTCACACCACCATTCAATCACTCGGGTTCATCCTCGGATTTGTTGGTGTTATCAGTGGGCTTGTTCTCAATAATCGCCTTCAGAACAATGTCAATAGACACAAAGGCATTGGCATCTTCATTCTAGTTCTTGGTTGTTTGCAG GTTATTGCACTTTTGGCTAGACCAGAGAAATCATCAAAAGTAAGAAAATATTGGAATTGGTACCATTATACCACAGGGAGAGTTTTGATAATGTTGGCAACAGTAAATGTTTTCTATGGAATCCATTTAGGAGATGCAGGAAGTTCTTGGAAGGCTGGTTTTGCTGTTGTTTTGGTTATATTATTCATCACTGCTGCCATATTTGAGATCAGGATGTGgaagagaaaatag